In Stenotrophomonas sp. ASS1, the following proteins share a genomic window:
- a CDS encoding F0F1 ATP synthase subunit B, which translates to MNINFTLLAQALAFAGLIWIIATKIWPPLMNAIEERQQKIAEGLAAADRSQKDLAQAQEKVNEALKEARTKANEIIDQAHARANQIVDAARNEAITEATRQKELAQAEIDAAANRAREDLRKQVSALAVTGAEKLLKREIDANAHKALLDELASEI; encoded by the coding sequence ATGAATATCAATTTCACCCTTCTTGCGCAGGCGCTGGCCTTCGCTGGTCTGATCTGGATCATCGCGACCAAGATCTGGCCGCCGCTGATGAACGCGATCGAAGAGCGCCAGCAGAAGATTGCTGAAGGCCTCGCTGCTGCCGACCGCAGCCAGAAAGATCTGGCCCAGGCGCAGGAGAAGGTCAACGAAGCGCTGAAGGAAGCACGTACCAAGGCCAACGAGATCATCGATCAGGCCCACGCACGTGCCAACCAGATCGTTGATGCTGCCCGTAACGAAGCGATCACCGAAGCCACCCGTCAGAAGGAACTGGCCCAGGCTGAAATCGACGCCGCCGCCAACCGTGCCCGTGAAGATCTGCGCAAGCAGGTGTCCGCGCTGGCCGTGACCGGTGCCGAAAAGCTGCTCAAGCGCGAAATCGACGCCAACGCCCACAAGGCGCTGCTCGACGAGCTGGCCTCGGAGATCTAA
- a CDS encoding F0F1 ATP synthase subunit delta — translation MSQALTLARPYARAAFATARDEGAFAPWSDALAFSAHVAADPRVAALLANPELGRDDAVALLAPVSHGETYSRFLAILAESHRLPLLPEISGMFDALRAEAEHVVKATVTSAAELSAGELDAIKVALRKRFNREVDVTTAVDASLIGGAVIDAGDVVIDGSLKGKLARLQTALAN, via the coding sequence ATGAGCCAGGCCCTCACGCTTGCCCGCCCGTACGCCCGCGCCGCGTTCGCGACCGCGCGCGACGAAGGCGCGTTCGCGCCGTGGTCGGATGCCCTGGCGTTCTCCGCCCACGTCGCCGCCGACCCGCGCGTGGCGGCCCTGCTCGCCAACCCGGAGCTGGGTCGTGACGACGCCGTCGCCCTGCTGGCGCCGGTGTCCCACGGCGAGACCTACTCGCGCTTCCTGGCCATCCTGGCCGAATCGCATCGTCTGCCGCTGCTGCCGGAGATTTCCGGCATGTTCGACGCCCTGCGCGCCGAAGCCGAGCACGTGGTCAAGGCCACCGTCACCTCGGCCGCCGAACTGTCGGCCGGTGAGCTGGACGCGATCAAGGTCGCGCTGCGCAAGCGCTTCAACCGCGAGGTCGACGTGACCACCGCGGTCGATGCCTCGCTGATCGGCGGCGCCGTGATCGACGCCGGCGACGTGGTCATCGATGGTTCGCTGAAGGGCAAGCTGGCCCGTCTGCAGACCGCGCTCGCTAACTGA
- the lpdA gene encoding dihydrolipoyl dehydrogenase — MATIEVKVPDIGDYSDVPVIEVLVAVGDTVKKDQGLVTLESDKATLEVPSSAAGVVKEIKVKLGDTLSEGAVVVVLDAEGAAEAPAKAAEPAAAAAAPASKPPVTPSHRAPAEPAAPKPALSSGKPADIECEMVVLGSGPGGYTAAFRAADVGLDTVLVERYASLGGVCLNVGCIPSKALLHAAAVIDEVAHAGDFGVEFGKPTITLDKLREYKEKVVNQLTKGLAGMAKQRKVRSVQGVGKFVSANELEITAADGSTQLLRFQKCIIAAGSQAVKLPNFPWDDKRVMDSTDALELAEVPGSLLVVGGGIIGLEMATVYSALGSKVTVVEFMDQLMPGADKDLVKPLADRLKKQGIEVHLKTKASGVTADAKGITVTFEAAEEGQAPALAQGTFDRVLVAVGRSPNGKKIDAEKAGVQVTDRGFIPVDRQMRTNVPHIFAIGDIVGNPMLAHKATHEGKLAAEVAAGHKKEWVARVIPSVAYTNPEIAWVGVTETEAKAKGLKVGVAKFPWAASGRAIGIGRTEGFTKLIFDEETHRIIGGAIVGVHAGDLLAEIGLAIEMGAEAEDIGHTIHAHPTLSESVAMASEIYDGTITDLYMPKKK; from the coding sequence ATGGCCACGATTGAAGTCAAGGTTCCCGACATCGGCGATTACAGCGATGTGCCGGTGATCGAAGTGTTGGTCGCCGTCGGCGACACGGTGAAGAAGGATCAGGGTCTGGTGACCCTGGAGTCGGACAAGGCCACCCTGGAAGTGCCGTCCTCGGCCGCCGGTGTGGTCAAGGAAATCAAGGTCAAGCTCGGCGACACCCTGTCCGAAGGCGCTGTGGTCGTGGTGCTGGACGCCGAAGGCGCCGCCGAAGCCCCGGCCAAGGCCGCCGAGCCGGCCGCAGCTGCGGCCGCCCCGGCCAGCAAGCCGCCGGTGACCCCGTCGCACCGCGCCCCGGCTGAGCCGGCGGCGCCGAAGCCGGCGCTGTCCAGCGGCAAGCCGGCCGACATCGAATGCGAAATGGTCGTGCTGGGCTCGGGCCCGGGAGGCTATACCGCCGCCTTCCGCGCCGCCGACGTCGGCCTGGATACGGTGCTGGTCGAGCGTTACGCCAGCCTCGGTGGCGTCTGCCTCAACGTGGGCTGCATTCCGTCCAAGGCGCTGCTGCACGCTGCAGCGGTCATCGACGAAGTGGCCCACGCCGGTGATTTCGGCGTCGAGTTCGGCAAGCCGACCATCACCCTGGACAAGCTGCGCGAGTACAAGGAAAAGGTCGTCAACCAGCTGACCAAGGGCCTGGCCGGCATGGCCAAGCAGCGCAAGGTCCGCAGCGTGCAGGGCGTCGGCAAGTTTGTCTCGGCCAACGAACTGGAAATCACCGCGGCTGACGGCAGCACCCAGCTGCTGCGCTTCCAGAAGTGCATCATCGCCGCCGGTTCGCAGGCAGTGAAGCTGCCGAACTTCCCGTGGGACGACAAGCGCGTGATGGACTCCACCGACGCGCTGGAGCTGGCCGAAGTGCCGGGCTCGCTGCTGGTCGTCGGCGGCGGCATCATCGGCCTGGAAATGGCCACCGTGTACAGCGCGCTGGGCAGCAAGGTGACCGTGGTCGAGTTCATGGACCAGCTGATGCCGGGCGCCGACAAGGACCTGGTCAAGCCGCTGGCCGACCGCCTGAAGAAGCAGGGCATCGAAGTCCACCTGAAGACCAAGGCCTCCGGCGTCACCGCCGATGCCAAGGGCATCACCGTCACCTTCGAAGCGGCCGAGGAAGGCCAGGCGCCTGCCCTGGCGCAGGGCACCTTCGATCGCGTGCTGGTGGCCGTGGGTCGCTCGCCGAACGGCAAGAAGATCGATGCCGAGAAGGCCGGCGTGCAGGTCACCGACCGCGGCTTCATTCCGGTCGACCGCCAGATGCGCACCAACGTGCCGCACATCTTTGCCATCGGCGACATCGTCGGCAACCCGATGCTGGCCCATAAGGCCACGCACGAGGGCAAGCTGGCTGCCGAAGTGGCTGCCGGCCACAAGAAGGAGTGGGTGGCCCGCGTGATTCCGTCGGTGGCTTACACCAACCCGGAAATCGCCTGGGTCGGCGTGACCGAAACCGAAGCCAAGGCCAAGGGCCTGAAGGTCGGCGTGGCCAAGTTCCCGTGGGCCGCCAGTGGCCGCGCGATCGGCATCGGCCGCACCGAGGGCTTCACCAAGCTGATCTTCGACGAAGAGACCCATCGCATCATCGGTGGTGCCATCGTTGGTGTGCATGCCGGCGACCTGCTGGCCGAGATCGGCCTGGCCATCGAGATGGGTGCGGAGGCGGAAGACATCGGCCACACCATCCATGCCCACCCGACGCTGAGCGAGTCGGTGGCGATGGCCTCGGAAATCTACGACGGCACGATCACCGATCTGTACATGCCGAAGAAGAAGTAA
- the glpD gene encoding glycerol-3-phosphate dehydrogenase, translating into MHDVDLLVIGGGINGAGIARDASGRGLRVLLCEQHDLAAHTSSASSKLIHGGLRYLEQREFGLVRKALGEREVVRRQAPYLVRPLRFVLPWEPHLRPRWMLRVGLWLYDHLGPRSPAFPASRALDLQRDPLGPWLSPDLRQAFSYADAQVDDARLVLLNALDAAWRGAQVHVRSRCIELRPVQGRWQAVLESADGQQHVTARAVANAAGPWAGGLLEQMEARSGGPALRLVQGSHIVLRRPWPDDSACLLQQPDGRVVFLLPFAHEHLLVGTTDTDYRGDPARCSVLPSEVSYLCAAASRYLREPITPEDVVWQFAGVRPLLADPDPRAATLSRDYRLQLQSSPAPALHVLGGKLTTYRVLAEEALNLLRPALPQMGPAWTAGGDPLPGSDWGDATQARSRLQALAPWLPVEIARRWAEAYGSRSAALLQGARGMDDLGEDFGGGLHAREVAFLRDHEWAWDAEDVLWRRSKLGLRLDAAQVARLQAWIDRR; encoded by the coding sequence ATGCACGACGTCGACCTGCTGGTGATCGGTGGCGGTATCAACGGTGCCGGCATCGCCCGTGATGCCAGCGGCCGCGGCCTGCGCGTGCTGCTGTGCGAGCAGCACGACCTCGCTGCGCATACCTCCAGCGCCAGCAGCAAGCTGATCCACGGTGGCCTGCGCTACCTGGAACAGCGCGAGTTCGGCCTGGTACGCAAGGCACTGGGTGAACGCGAAGTGGTACGCCGGCAGGCACCCTATCTGGTCCGCCCGCTGCGTTTCGTGCTGCCGTGGGAACCGCACCTGCGCCCACGCTGGATGCTGCGCGTGGGACTGTGGCTGTACGACCACCTGGGCCCACGCAGCCCGGCATTTCCCGCCTCGCGCGCCCTGGACCTTCAGCGTGATCCGCTCGGCCCCTGGCTCTCCCCGGATCTGCGGCAGGCCTTCAGCTACGCCGACGCGCAGGTCGATGACGCGCGTCTGGTACTGCTCAATGCCCTGGATGCTGCCTGGCGTGGCGCACAGGTACATGTGCGCAGCCGCTGCATCGAACTGCGCCCTGTGCAGGGCCGTTGGCAGGCCGTACTGGAATCCGCCGATGGCCAGCAGCATGTGACCGCGCGCGCCGTCGCCAATGCGGCTGGCCCATGGGCCGGTGGCCTGCTGGAGCAGATGGAGGCCCGCAGCGGCGGCCCCGCGCTGCGGCTGGTACAGGGCAGCCACATCGTGCTGCGCCGCCCCTGGCCCGATGACAGTGCCTGCCTGCTGCAGCAGCCCGATGGCCGCGTGGTGTTCCTGCTGCCGTTCGCCCACGAGCATCTGCTAGTCGGCACCACCGACACCGACTACCGCGGTGACCCGGCGCGCTGCAGCGTGCTGCCTTCCGAGGTGAGCTACCTGTGCGCGGCCGCCAGCCGCTATCTGCGCGAGCCGATCACTCCGGAAGACGTGGTCTGGCAGTTCGCCGGTGTGCGGCCACTGCTGGCCGACCCGGACCCGCGTGCGGCAACGCTGAGCCGCGACTACCGCCTTCAGCTGCAATCCAGCCCGGCGCCGGCGCTGCATGTGCTGGGCGGCAAGCTGACCACCTACCGCGTGCTGGCCGAGGAAGCGCTGAACCTGCTGCGCCCTGCCCTGCCACAGATGGGACCGGCCTGGACGGCAGGCGGAGACCCGCTGCCGGGCAGCGACTGGGGTGACGCCACACAGGCGCGCTCCCGCCTGCAGGCGCTGGCACCGTGGTTGCCCGTGGAGATCGCACGGCGTTGGGCCGAAGCCTACGGCAGCCGCAGCGCCGCCCTTCTGCAGGGTGCACGGGGCATGGACGATCTTGGAGAGGACTTCGGCGGCGGCCTGCATGCGCGGGAAGTGGCTTTCCTGCGCGACCACGAATGGGCCTGGGACGCCGAGGACGTGCTGTGGCGGCGGAGCAAGCTGGGGTTGCGGCTGGATGCTGCGCAGGTGGCGCGGCTGCAGGCCTGGATCGATAGACGGTAG
- the atpA gene encoding F0F1 ATP synthase subunit alpha — MATTLNPSEISELIKNRIEKVKLAAESRNEGTVTSVSDGIVRIFGLADVMQGEMIELPNNTFALALNLERDSVGAVVLGDYEHLREGDVAKTTGRILEVPVGPELLGRVVNALGEPIDGKGPLGTDLTAPVERVAPGVIWRKSVDQPVQTGYKSVDSMIPIGRGQRELIIGDRQTGKTAMAIDAVINQKGTGIKCVYVAIGQKASTIANIVRKLEENGALAHTIVVAATASESAAMQYISAYSGCTMGEYFMDRGEDALIVYDDLSKQAVAYRQISLLLKRPPGREAYPGDVFYLHSRLLERAARVSEEYVEKFTEGKVTGKTGSLTALPIIETQAGDVSAFVPTNVISITDGQIFLETDLFNAGIRPAVNAGISVSRVGGSAQTKIIKKLSGGIRISLAQYRELAAFAQFASDLDEATRKQLERGQRVTELMKQKQYAPMSIANQALSIYAVNEGYLDDVPVNKLLAFEEGLHAHFANTQGELVSKVNATGGWDNDIEGAFKKGIAEFKTTGSW; from the coding sequence ATGGCAACCACGCTCAACCCCTCCGAAATCAGCGAACTGATCAAGAACCGCATCGAGAAGGTCAAGCTGGCCGCGGAATCGCGCAACGAAGGCACCGTGACCAGCGTGTCCGACGGCATCGTGCGCATCTTCGGTCTGGCCGACGTGATGCAGGGCGAAATGATCGAACTGCCGAACAACACCTTCGCCCTCGCCCTGAACCTGGAGCGCGACTCGGTCGGCGCCGTGGTGCTGGGTGACTACGAGCACCTGCGCGAAGGCGACGTCGCCAAGACCACCGGCCGCATCCTGGAAGTGCCGGTCGGTCCGGAACTGCTGGGCCGCGTGGTGAACGCGCTGGGCGAGCCGATCGACGGCAAGGGCCCGCTGGGCACCGACCTGACCGCTCCGGTGGAGCGTGTTGCGCCGGGCGTGATCTGGCGCAAGTCGGTCGACCAGCCGGTGCAGACCGGCTACAAGTCGGTCGACTCGATGATCCCGATCGGCCGTGGCCAGCGCGAGCTGATCATCGGTGACCGCCAGACCGGCAAGACCGCGATGGCGATCGATGCCGTGATCAACCAGAAGGGCACCGGCATCAAGTGCGTGTACGTTGCGATCGGCCAGAAGGCTTCGACCATCGCCAACATCGTGCGCAAGCTGGAAGAGAACGGCGCGCTGGCCCACACCATCGTGGTGGCCGCGACCGCTTCCGAATCGGCTGCCATGCAGTACATCAGCGCCTACTCGGGCTGCACCATGGGTGAGTACTTCATGGACCGCGGCGAAGACGCGCTGATCGTGTACGACGATCTGTCCAAGCAGGCCGTCGCCTACCGCCAGATCTCGCTGCTGCTGAAGCGCCCGCCGGGCCGTGAAGCCTACCCGGGTGACGTGTTCTACCTGCACTCCCGTCTGCTCGAGCGCGCTGCCCGCGTGTCCGAGGAATACGTCGAGAAGTTCACCGAAGGCAAGGTCACCGGCAAGACCGGTTCGCTGACCGCGCTGCCGATCATCGAAACCCAGGCCGGCGACGTGTCCGCCTTCGTTCCGACCAACGTGATCTCGATCACCGACGGCCAGATCTTCCTGGAAACCGACCTGTTCAACGCCGGCATCCGCCCGGCCGTGAACGCCGGTATCTCGGTGTCGCGCGTCGGTGGCTCGGCCCAGACCAAGATCATCAAGAAGCTGTCGGGCGGCATCCGTATCTCGCTGGCCCAGTACCGCGAGCTGGCTGCGTTCGCGCAGTTCGCCTCGGACCTGGACGAAGCCACCCGCAAGCAGCTGGAGCGTGGCCAGCGCGTCACCGAGCTGATGAAGCAGAAGCAGTACGCGCCGATGTCGATCGCCAACCAGGCGCTGTCGATCTACGCCGTCAACGAGGGTTACCTCGACGACGTGCCGGTCAACAAGCTGCTGGCGTTCGAAGAAGGCCTGCACGCCCACTTCGCCAACACCCAGGGCGAACTGGTCAGCAAGGTCAACGCCACCGGCGGTTGGGACAACGACATCGAAGGTGCCTTCAAGAAGGGCATCGCCGAGTTCAAGACCACCGGCAGCTGGTAA
- the atpE gene encoding F0F1 ATP synthase subunit C codes for MYFAVLTNFAQIQSSTALAVGIMIGLAALGAGLGLAIMAGKFLESAARQPELIPVLQVRMFITAGLIDAAFIISVAVGLLLAFANPLSAAFAGAVTKALAG; via the coding sequence ATGTACTTCGCCGTCCTGACCAACTTCGCGCAGATTCAGAGCTCCACCGCCCTTGCCGTCGGCATCATGATCGGCCTGGCCGCGCTGGGCGCCGGTCTGGGTCTGGCCATCATGGCTGGTAAGTTCCTGGAGTCGGCCGCCCGCCAGCCGGAACTGATCCCGGTCCTGCAGGTCCGCATGTTCATCACCGCCGGCCTGATCGACGCCGCGTTCATCATCTCGGTCGCCGTCGGCCTGCTGCTGGCCTTCGCCAACCCGCTGTCGGCTGCCTTCGCTGGCGCCGTCACCAAGGCTCTGGCCGGCTGA
- the atpB gene encoding F0F1 ATP synthase subunit A has protein sequence MAGEALTPTSYIQHHLHNLTAPVGKGEGMFWHIHVDTFLTAVLMGLVIVVAFWLGTRKATAGVPGKWQAFVEICLEFVDRQAKDTYHGKSKLVTPIAITIFFWILLMNLLKMIPADFIAKPLEWVGVHYWKPVPTADVNATLGMAISVFFLMLFFALKSKGLGGFIKEFLTAPFGKWMMPFNLILNIVEWLSKPISLAMRLFGNMFGGEIVFLLIWVLGGAGFFGAIAGGVFGLGWMLFHLLVIPLQAFIFMMLSIVYLSLSEDAH, from the coding sequence ATGGCGGGCGAGGCTCTAACCCCTACCAGCTACATCCAGCATCACCTGCACAACCTGACCGCGCCGGTCGGCAAGGGTGAGGGTATGTTCTGGCATATCCACGTCGATACCTTCCTCACCGCGGTCCTGATGGGCCTGGTGATCGTTGTCGCGTTCTGGCTGGGCACCCGCAAGGCCACCGCCGGCGTGCCGGGCAAGTGGCAGGCCTTCGTCGAGATCTGCCTGGAGTTCGTCGACCGCCAGGCCAAGGACACCTACCACGGCAAGAGCAAGCTGGTCACGCCGATCGCCATCACCATCTTCTTCTGGATTCTGCTGATGAATCTGCTGAAGATGATCCCGGCCGATTTCATCGCCAAGCCGCTGGAATGGGTGGGCGTGCACTACTGGAAGCCGGTGCCGACCGCTGACGTCAATGCCACCCTGGGCATGGCCATCAGCGTGTTCTTCCTGATGCTGTTCTTCGCGCTCAAGTCCAAGGGCCTGGGCGGCTTCATCAAGGAATTCCTGACGGCGCCGTTCGGCAAGTGGATGATGCCGTTCAACCTGATCCTCAACATCGTCGAGTGGCTGAGCAAGCCGATCTCGCTGGCGATGCGACTGTTCGGCAACATGTTCGGCGGCGAAATCGTGTTCCTGCTGATCTGGGTGCTGGGTGGTGCCGGTTTCTTCGGTGCCATTGCCGGTGGTGTGTTCGGCCTCGGCTGGATGCTGTTCCACCTGCTGGTGATCCCGCTGCAGGCCTTCATCTTCATGATGCTGTCGATCGTGTACCTGAGCCTGTCGGAAGACGCTCACTGA
- the aceF gene encoding dihydrolipoyllysine-residue acetyltransferase — protein sequence MAEIKEALVPDIGDYSDIPVIEVLVAVGDTVKKDQGLVTLESDKATMEVPSAVAGVVKEIKVKVGDTLSEGKVVALIEVAEGEAAKPAAAAPAPAKAAAPAAATQSAPAPAAAAPAAPAASGGAVEALVPDIGDYSGIPVIEVLVAVGDTVKKDQGLVTLESDKATMEVPSSVAGVVKELKVKVGDTLSQGNVVAIIEAEGAAAPAPTKAAAAAAPAAAETATKVEPVAVPAQPDKLAAREVASAGTPSSPPVQFNADGVLPAKVPYATPAVRVFARELGVDLLQINGTEKGGRITKGDVQKFVKAALSGGVPAAGGAAVAAGGGLNLLPWPKVDFSKFGETEVQPLSRIKKISGANLARNWAMIPHVTQFEQADITDLEGLRVALNKENEKAGIKLTMLAFLIKASAAALKKFPEFNASLDASGENLTLKKYFHIGFAADTPNGLVVPVIRDVDKKGVVQIAQETGELAKKARDGKLGPADMSGGCFSISSLGGIGGTAFTPIVNAPEVAILGVSKSSIQPVWNGKEFAPKLMLPLSLSYDHRVIDGALAARFTTYLSQVLADMRRVLL from the coding sequence ATGGCCGAAATCAAGGAAGCACTTGTCCCCGATATCGGTGACTACAGCGATATCCCGGTAATCGAGGTGCTTGTCGCCGTCGGCGACACGGTCAAGAAGGACCAGGGCCTGGTGACGCTGGAAAGCGACAAGGCGACCATGGAAGTGCCGTCGGCCGTCGCCGGCGTGGTCAAGGAGATCAAGGTCAAGGTCGGTGACACCCTGTCCGAGGGCAAGGTCGTGGCGCTGATCGAAGTGGCTGAAGGCGAGGCGGCCAAGCCGGCCGCTGCCGCCCCGGCACCGGCCAAGGCCGCTGCCCCGGCTGCCGCCACCCAGAGCGCGCCGGCCCCGGCCGCAGCTGCGCCGGCCGCTCCGGCTGCCAGCGGTGGTGCGGTTGAAGCGCTGGTGCCGGATATCGGCGACTATTCCGGCATTCCGGTCATCGAAGTGCTGGTCGCCGTCGGCGACACGGTCAAGAAGGACCAGGGCCTGGTCACGCTGGAAAGCGACAAGGCCACCATGGAAGTGCCGTCGTCGGTGGCTGGCGTGGTCAAGGAGCTGAAGGTCAAGGTCGGCGACACTCTGTCGCAGGGCAATGTGGTCGCCATCATCGAGGCCGAGGGCGCTGCCGCGCCGGCGCCGACCAAGGCAGCCGCTGCTGCCGCTCCGGCTGCCGCCGAGACCGCCACCAAGGTCGAGCCGGTCGCTGTGCCGGCGCAGCCGGACAAGCTGGCGGCCCGCGAGGTCGCCTCGGCCGGTACCCCGTCCAGCCCGCCGGTGCAGTTCAACGCCGATGGCGTGCTGCCGGCCAAGGTGCCGTATGCCACCCCGGCGGTGCGTGTGTTCGCCCGCGAACTGGGCGTGGACCTGCTGCAGATCAACGGCACCGAGAAGGGGGGCCGCATCACCAAGGGTGACGTGCAGAAGTTCGTCAAGGCCGCACTCAGCGGTGGCGTGCCGGCTGCCGGCGGTGCTGCTGTCGCTGCCGGTGGTGGCCTGAACCTGCTGCCGTGGCCGAAGGTCGACTTCAGCAAGTTCGGCGAGACCGAAGTCCAGCCGCTGTCGCGCATCAAGAAGATCTCGGGTGCGAACCTGGCCCGCAACTGGGCCATGATCCCGCACGTCACCCAGTTCGAACAGGCCGACATTACCGATCTGGAAGGCCTGCGCGTGGCGCTGAACAAGGAAAACGAGAAGGCCGGCATCAAGCTGACCATGCTCGCCTTCCTGATCAAGGCCAGCGCCGCGGCGCTGAAGAAGTTCCCGGAATTCAACGCCTCGCTCGATGCCAGCGGTGAAAACCTGACCCTGAAGAAGTACTTCCACATCGGCTTTGCCGCCGACACGCCGAACGGCCTGGTCGTGCCGGTCATCCGCGACGTGGACAAGAAGGGCGTGGTGCAGATCGCGCAGGAAACCGGCGAACTGGCCAAGAAGGCGCGCGACGGCAAGCTCGGCCCGGCCGACATGAGTGGCGGCTGCTTCTCGATCAGCTCGCTGGGCGGCATCGGCGGCACCGCGTTCACCCCGATCGTCAATGCACCGGAAGTGGCCATCCTCGGCGTCTCCAAGTCGTCCATCCAGCCGGTCTGGAACGGCAAGGAGTTCGCACCGAAGCTGATGCTGCCGCTGTCGCTGAGCTACGACCACCGCGTCATCGACGGCGCACTGGCCGCACGCTTCACCACGTACCTGTCGCAGGTACTGGCCGACATGCGCCGCGTGCTGCTGTAA
- the atpG gene encoding F0F1 ATP synthase subunit gamma, whose product MASGREIKTKIKSVQNTRKVTRALEMVSASKIRKAQDRMKTSRPYAQAMKQVIGHLAQASTDYQHPFLVEREQVKRVGFIVISSDRGLAGGLNNNLFRKMLGEAKAWQDKGAEVDLVTIGQKASTFFRRVKVNMVGSVTHIGDVPKLESLIGVIKVMLDAFTEGKIDRVYLVYNRFVNTMVQKASFDQLLPLPPAEKQVAHHDWDYLYEPDAATVLEHVMTRYIESLVYQALLENVASEHAARMVAMKAASDNANKLIGTLQLVYNKARQAAITQEISEIVGGAAAV is encoded by the coding sequence ATGGCAAGCGGACGCGAAATCAAAACCAAGATCAAGAGCGTGCAGAACACCCGCAAGGTGACGCGCGCCCTGGAAATGGTCTCGGCCTCCAAGATCCGCAAGGCGCAGGATCGGATGAAGACCTCGCGTCCGTACGCGCAGGCGATGAAGCAGGTGATCGGTCACCTGGCCCAGGCCAGCACCGACTACCAGCATCCGTTCCTGGTCGAGCGTGAGCAGGTCAAGCGGGTCGGCTTCATCGTGATCTCCTCCGATCGCGGCCTGGCCGGCGGCCTGAACAACAACCTGTTCCGCAAGATGCTGGGCGAAGCCAAGGCATGGCAGGACAAGGGTGCGGAAGTGGACCTGGTGACCATCGGCCAGAAGGCTTCGACCTTCTTCCGCCGCGTGAAGGTCAACATGGTCGGCAGCGTGACCCACATCGGCGACGTGCCGAAGCTGGAATCGCTGATCGGTGTGATCAAGGTCATGCTCGACGCCTTCACCGAAGGCAAGATCGACCGCGTGTACCTGGTCTACAACCGCTTCGTGAACACCATGGTGCAGAAGGCCAGCTTCGATCAGCTGCTGCCGCTGCCGCCGGCTGAGAAGCAGGTCGCTCACCACGACTGGGACTACCTGTACGAACCCGATGCCGCGACCGTGCTCGAGCACGTGATGACGCGTTACATCGAGTCGCTGGTGTACCAGGCACTGCTGGAAAACGTCGCCTCCGAGCATGCGGCACGCATGGTTGCGATGAAGGCGGCGAGCGACAACGCCAACAAGCTGATCGGCACCCTGCAGCTCGTCTACAACAAGGCGCGCCAGGCAGCGATCACCCAGGAAATCTCCGAAATCGTCGGCGGCGCGGCAGCAGTCTGA
- a CDS encoding OmpW family outer membrane protein, with translation MRSIRILSLALLTSAAFAPAAFAQDSSSTDTASGKHFAVVGGISLLEPKNDPITGVKKTDGGPAPTVSFSYYINDNWAVELWGAADKFDNKFKGPTNARLGSVEQQPIALSGQYHFGQADNVFRPFVGVGYYQSSFSNEKLGNGADTDIRFKDAKGVIGTVGVDMNINSTWFARADARYMRARPDVKVGGEKIGEAKMDPWTVGFGIGARF, from the coding sequence ATGCGCTCCATCCGTATCCTGAGTCTCGCCCTGCTGACCTCCGCCGCCTTCGCGCCGGCCGCTTTCGCCCAGGACAGCAGCAGCACCGACACCGCTTCGGGCAAGCATTTTGCCGTTGTTGGCGGCATCTCGCTGCTGGAACCGAAGAACGACCCGATCACCGGCGTCAAGAAGACCGATGGTGGCCCGGCGCCGACCGTCAGCTTCAGCTACTACATCAACGACAACTGGGCCGTTGAACTGTGGGGCGCTGCCGACAAGTTCGACAACAAGTTCAAGGGCCCGACCAACGCCCGCCTGGGCTCGGTCGAGCAGCAGCCGATCGCGCTGAGCGGCCAGTACCACTTCGGCCAGGCTGACAACGTGTTCCGTCCGTTCGTGGGCGTGGGCTACTACCAGTCGAGCTTCAGCAACGAGAAGCTGGGCAACGGCGCTGACACCGACATCCGCTTCAAGGATGCCAAGGGCGTGATCGGCACCGTCGGCGTGGACATGAACATCAACTCCACCTGGTTCGCCCGTGCTGACGCCCGCTACATGCGCGCCCGCCCGGACGTGAAGGTTGGCGGCGAGAAGATCGGCGAAGCCAAGATGGATCCGTGGACCGTCGGCTTCGGCATCGGCGCCCGCTTCTGA
- a CDS encoding DNA-deoxyinosine glycosylase translates to MSEATVCIGLQAQVKADCRVLLLGSMPGVASLQEQRYYAHPRNRFWPVLADICGFNVALAYPQRLRALQAAGVGLWDVIGQCERRGSLDADIVRGTEVPNALPALIASLPELELIGCNGAASLKAFQRWVLPGLEAPPRLLALPSTSPANAAWSLPRLRQAWQPVADALAT, encoded by the coding sequence GTGAGCGAAGCAACGGTGTGCATCGGCCTGCAAGCGCAGGTGAAGGCGGATTGCAGGGTGCTGCTGCTGGGCTCGATGCCCGGCGTTGCGTCATTGCAGGAGCAGCGCTACTACGCGCATCCGCGCAATCGCTTCTGGCCTGTGCTGGCCGATATCTGTGGCTTCAATGTGGCCCTGGCGTACCCGCAACGGCTGCGCGCACTGCAGGCAGCCGGTGTGGGTCTGTGGGATGTGATCGGTCAGTGCGAGCGGCGTGGCAGCCTGGATGCCGACATCGTGCGTGGCACGGAAGTACCCAATGCGCTGCCGGCATTGATCGCTTCGCTTCCTGAGCTGGAGCTGATCGGCTGCAACGGTGCGGCATCGCTGAAGGCATTCCAGCGTTGGGTGCTGCCCGGCCTGGAGGCGCCGCCAAGGCTGCTGGCGCTGCCGTCCACCAGCCCGGCCAACGCGGCCTGGTCACTGCCGCGGCTGCGCCAGGCCTGGCAGCCGGTAGCCGACGCACTGGCGACATGA